The following are encoded together in the Culex pipiens pallens isolate TS chromosome 1, TS_CPP_V2, whole genome shotgun sequence genome:
- the LOC120417760 gene encoding tRNA (guanine-N(7)-)-methyltransferase yields MEVDSKKSSDVVTKLPQKRFYRQRAHSNPIADHSFQYPAHPDEYEWSQHYPDIGDRRVAFADIGCGYGGFLVTLGEIYPDKFAVGMEIRVKVSDYVMDRIDALRKLHEGQYRNVACIRTNAMKYLTNFFHKAQLEKMFFLYPDPHFKKAKHKWRIINSALLSEYSYVLRKGGLIYTVTDVRDLHEWMCKHIEQHPAFERLSEAEVEADILSEKLLDSSEEGKKVTRNKGDKFVAIFRRV; encoded by the exons ATGGAGGTCGACAGCAAGAAGTCGTCGGATGTGGTCACGAAGCTACCTCAGAAGCGCTTCTACCGGCAACGTGCTCATTCCAATCCGATTGCGGACCATAGCTTCCAGTA TCCAGCCCATCCGGATGAGTACGAATGGAGTCAGCACTATCCGGATATTGGCGATAGGCGGGTGGCGTTTGCGGACATTGGCTGTGGGTACGGCGGCTTTTTGGTGACGCTGGGTGAAATTTATCCGGACAAGTTCGCCGTTGGGATGGAGATTCGGGTGAAGGTTTCGGACTACGTGATGGATCGGATTGATGCACTGCGAAAGTTGCACGAGGGCCAGTACCGGAACGTGGCCTGCATTCGGACCAACGCGATGAAGTACTTGACTAATTTCTTCCATAAGGCCCAGCTGGAGAAGATGTTCTTCCTGTATCCGGATCCGCACTTCAAGAAGGCCAAGCACAAGTGGCGAATCATCAATTCGGCGCTGCTCAGCGAGTACAGCTACGTGCTGCGGAAGGGAGGACTTATCTACACCGTGACGGACGTGCGGGATTTGCACGAGTGGATGTGCAAGCACATCGAGCAGCATCCGGCGTTCGAGCGGCTGAGCGAGGCCGAGGTGGAGGCGGACATTTTGTCCGAGAAGCTGCTCGATAGCAGCGAAGAGGGGAAGAAGGTGACCCGAAACAAGGGCGACAAGTTTGTGGCGATCTTCCGGCGGGTTTGA